Proteins encoded within one genomic window of Prosthecobacter fusiformis:
- a CDS encoding methyltransferase domain-containing protein, with product MNIYETRRLLDEYLLFHYGAAGEVLPWAEGPQSALGFAVRTVTELADFSRQPQSALDLGCAVGRSSFELAKHAGQVIGMDYSHSFIEAAKLLITMDLPYQRVDEGAATTALVASVPADCPRERVSFEQGDAMQLRADLGSYDLVHAANLLCRLTDPALLIARLPELVKPGGQLLLTTPCTWLEEFTPRGNWPTGSTREWLRDQLSPHFELELEKDLPFLIREHARKYQWSVALGTRWIRR from the coding sequence ATGAACATTTACGAAACACGCCGCCTGCTCGATGAATATCTGCTTTTCCATTATGGGGCGGCGGGGGAGGTGCTGCCCTGGGCGGAGGGGCCGCAGTCGGCGCTCGGGTTTGCGGTGAGGACGGTGACGGAGCTGGCGGATTTTTCGCGGCAGCCGCAGTCGGCGCTGGATCTGGGGTGCGCGGTGGGGCGCTCTTCGTTTGAGCTGGCGAAGCATGCGGGCCAGGTGATCGGGATGGATTACAGCCACAGTTTCATTGAGGCGGCGAAGCTGTTGATCACCATGGATCTGCCTTACCAAAGGGTGGATGAGGGTGCGGCGACGACAGCGCTGGTGGCGAGTGTGCCTGCGGACTGTCCACGGGAGAGGGTGAGCTTTGAGCAGGGGGATGCGATGCAGCTTCGGGCTGATCTGGGCAGCTATGATCTCGTCCATGCGGCGAATCTGCTGTGCAGGCTGACGGATCCGGCGCTGCTGATCGCACGCCTGCCGGAGCTGGTGAAACCTGGGGGGCAGCTTTTGCTGACGACGCCTTGCACGTGGCTGGAGGAATTTACGCCTCGCGGGAACTGGCCGACGGGATCGACCCGGGAGTGGCTGCGGGATCAGCTTTCACCGCACTTTGAACTGGAGCTGGAAAAGGATCTGCCATTCCTCATCCGCGAACATGCGCGGAAGTATCAGTGGAGTGTGGCTCTGGGGACCCGCTGGATCCGGCGGTGA
- a CDS encoding nucleotidyltransferase domain-containing protein, with protein sequence MIPDPRLLRITAAQPYPLLFATISGAHLYGFPSPDSDFDLRGAHVLPLPMVLGLDARDETIEDSRIIEELEMDIVSHDVKKFFNLLLKKNGYVLEQLCSPLVVQSTPEHEELKQIARGCVTRNHAHHYFGFVETQWKLFNKESPPRVKPLLYVYRVLLTGIWMMRTGEVEANLVTLNESFRLPYVPDLIARKLAGPEQSTLDDADMSFHEHEFHRLLAELEAAQAASALREVPAESTRLALNDLLVRIRLGSGKA encoded by the coding sequence ATGATCCCTGACCCCCGGCTTCTCCGTATTACTGCCGCGCAGCCTTATCCTCTGCTTTTTGCGACGATCAGCGGAGCGCACCTGTATGGCTTTCCTTCCCCTGACTCGGACTTCGATTTGCGGGGAGCCCATGTGCTGCCACTGCCGATGGTTTTAGGCCTGGATGCGCGTGATGAAACAATTGAGGACAGCCGGATCATTGAGGAACTGGAGATGGATATCGTGAGCCATGATGTGAAGAAGTTTTTCAACCTGCTGCTGAAAAAGAATGGGTATGTGCTGGAGCAGCTATGCTCGCCGCTGGTGGTGCAATCGACACCAGAGCATGAGGAGTTGAAGCAGATCGCGCGAGGCTGTGTCACACGGAATCATGCGCATCATTACTTTGGATTTGTGGAGACTCAGTGGAAGCTTTTTAACAAGGAATCTCCACCCCGGGTCAAGCCGCTGCTGTATGTCTATCGGGTGCTGCTTACCGGTATTTGGATGATGCGTACTGGAGAGGTGGAGGCCAATCTGGTGACGCTGAATGAGAGCTTTCGCCTGCCGTATGTTCCTGATTTGATCGCCCGAAAACTGGCGGGTCCAGAGCAGTCCACTCTGGATGATGCTGACATGAGTTTTCATGAGCATGAGTTCCACCGTTTGCTTGCAGAACTGGAGGCGGCCCAGGCAGCCTCTGCGCTGCGTGAAGTGCCTGCGGAGAGCACCCGGCTGGCACTGAACGATCTGCTCGTGCGCATCCGGCTTGGGAGCGGGAAAGCGTGA
- a CDS encoding nucleotidyltransferase domain-containing protein codes for MAHQIHNIHAGTQVVTCVNVYGSNHGLVHPRGAVGIVTRTPCGDETKYLIRFPDGFDAAMTSDEFEVLKHFKDRLESPTAMDFEFEPHVIYRCITGSRAYGLDTETSDTDLRGIYLAPAKLQWSLYGTPEQFEDNATQSCYWELQKFLVMALKANPNILECLYSPLVEKSTPIADELLAIRDRFLSQMIFQTFNGYALSQFKKIEQDLRNQGQVRWKHAMHLLRLLITGATALREGTVVVQAGAQREKLLAVKRGEYTWDEVNDWRQALHRDFEQALMKSPLPERPDYEAANQLLISARFQKAGLES; via the coding sequence ATGGCTCATCAAATCCATAACATCCATGCAGGGACCCAGGTGGTGACCTGCGTGAATGTTTACGGGAGCAACCATGGGCTTGTTCATCCTCGTGGTGCGGTGGGGATTGTGACGCGGACACCTTGCGGGGACGAGACGAAATACCTGATCCGGTTTCCTGACGGGTTCGATGCAGCGATGACCTCGGATGAGTTTGAGGTTCTGAAACACTTCAAGGACCGGCTTGAGTCCCCGACGGCCATGGACTTCGAGTTTGAGCCCCACGTGATCTACCGGTGCATCACAGGCTCGCGAGCTTATGGGCTGGACACGGAGACATCGGATACGGATTTGCGCGGGATCTACCTCGCCCCAGCCAAGCTCCAGTGGTCGCTTTACGGTACACCGGAGCAGTTTGAGGACAATGCCACGCAGTCTTGTTATTGGGAGTTGCAGAAGTTTCTGGTCATGGCGCTCAAGGCCAATCCAAACATTCTGGAGTGCCTTTATTCCCCGCTTGTGGAAAAGAGCACACCGATTGCCGATGAGTTGCTGGCGATTCGCGACCGGTTCTTGTCGCAGATGATTTTTCAGACCTTCAATGGTTATGCCCTGAGCCAGTTTAAAAAGATCGAGCAGGATCTGCGTAACCAGGGACAGGTACGGTGGAAGCATGCCATGCATCTGCTGCGTCTGCTCATCACGGGTGCAACGGCTCTCCGTGAAGGAACAGTTGTCGTGCAGGCTGGCGCGCAGCGTGAAAAGCTGCTGGCGGTGAAGCGGGGTGAATACACCTGGGATGAAGTGAATGACTGGCGGCAGGCTCTGCATCGCGACTTCGAGCAGGCGCTGATGAAGTCCCCGCTGCCGGAGAGACCGGACTATGAAGCTGCAAATCAGCTTTTGATCTCTGCCCGCTTTCAAAAAGCCGGTTTAGAATCATAG
- a CDS encoding LysR family transcriptional regulator gives MQEYLTHKPFDLYALHLFHLVVKHRSFTRAAREAGLSQSALTRQMQALEQKLGVSLITRTTRSVEVTEAGHYLATEATRLIGSVAQALDGLHATFVPARPVVRVSVSRSMAMAHMPGLFHANHQRHPEVVCKISYNPSEAILTALDASEIDVGVLCPPSPLPETVKVTHRFKDTFELIAPAALASKAVTFKRRDRLFHWLHEQPWLMITSTTNTGKGLRRWMKRQQLAIEPTMELDSFDLIINLVASGFGLAFVPRRALALYRRKETLGNIALPERFERDIVAITRKHRKLPLHVETFVENILF, from the coding sequence ATGCAAGAGTACCTGACTCATAAGCCTTTCGACCTTTATGCCCTGCACCTGTTTCATCTGGTGGTGAAGCATCGCAGTTTCACCCGGGCCGCGCGGGAGGCGGGCCTGTCGCAGAGCGCGCTGACGCGGCAGATGCAGGCCCTGGAACAGAAGCTGGGGGTAAGCCTCATCACCCGTACCACGCGCTCCGTGGAGGTGACGGAGGCCGGCCATTATCTGGCGACCGAGGCCACCCGGCTCATCGGCAGCGTGGCGCAGGCTTTGGATGGACTCCATGCCACCTTTGTTCCGGCCCGGCCTGTGGTCCGCGTCAGCGTCTCCCGCTCCATGGCCATGGCTCACATGCCTGGCCTCTTCCATGCCAACCATCAGCGGCATCCGGAGGTGGTGTGCAAGATCAGTTACAATCCCAGCGAGGCCATCCTGACCGCCCTGGATGCCAGCGAAATTGACGTCGGAGTTCTGTGCCCGCCATCCCCTTTGCCGGAGACGGTCAAGGTCACCCATCGGTTCAAGGACACGTTCGAACTCATCGCCCCTGCGGCCCTGGCCAGCAAAGCGGTCACCTTCAAGCGCCGGGATCGTCTCTTCCATTGGTTGCACGAACAGCCGTGGCTGATGATTACCTCGACCACCAATACGGGCAAAGGCCTGCGTCGCTGGATGAAGCGCCAGCAGTTGGCTATTGAACCCACGATGGAGCTCGACAGCTTTGACCTCATCATCAACCTAGTCGCTTCTGGGTTCGGCTTGGCCTTCGTGCCTCGCCGCGCCTTGGCACTTTACCGGCGTAAAGAAACTCTGGGCAACATTGCCTTGCCGGAACGGTTCGAGCGCGACATTGTCGCCATCACCCGCAAGCACCGTAAACTGCCGCTGCATGTCGAGACTTTTGTGGAGAACATTCTGTTCTGA
- a CDS encoding ferredoxin, which translates to MADITDKIPQNTEGRFYVDSTCIDCDQCRSTAPEFFKRDDDEATSYVWRQPVTEDEINLCIEAMEGCPSESIGG; encoded by the coding sequence ATGGCAGACATTACTGACAAGATCCCCCAAAATACCGAAGGCAGATTCTATGTGGACTCCACCTGCATTGACTGTGACCAGTGCCGCAGCACAGCACCGGAATTCTTCAAAAGAGACGATGACGAAGCTACCAGCTACGTCTGGAGGCAGCCCGTGACAGAAGACGAAATCAATTTGTGCATTGAAGCCATGGAGGGCTGCCCGTCTGAATCCATTGGCGGCTGA